A genomic segment from Paraburkholderia hayleyella encodes:
- a CDS encoding H-NS family nucleoid-associated regulatory protein encodes MSSYRELLAQREKLEQQIEEAKSLEYAHVLNEIRQKMADYGITLAELGGGRVKGQKVGRPRAGVAPKYRDPISGSTWSGRGKPPRWIAGQDRARFLIQP; translated from the coding sequence ATGTCCTCTTATAGAGAACTTCTCGCTCAACGAGAAAAGCTGGAGCAGCAGATCGAAGAAGCCAAGTCGCTCGAATATGCGCACGTGCTGAACGAAATCCGTCAAAAAATGGCCGATTATGGCATTACGCTGGCAGAACTAGGTGGTGGCCGCGTTAAAGGTCAAAAGGTCGGCCGGCCACGTGCGGGTGTCGCACCGAAGTACCGCGATCCAATTAGTGGCAGCACCTGGTCTGGTCGTGGCAAGCCACCACGCTGGATCGCAGGCCAAGATCGCGCCCGCTTCCTGATTCAGCCGTAA
- a CDS encoding cation diffusion facilitator family transporter produces MPSALATQFSEKHQVARKSTFVSIVLNTILVTLQITIGVIAHSQALVADGFHSLADLVSDFVVLAANRHSDTKPDADHNYGHSRYETVASLFLGALLIAVGIGMLWRAGTRLANLQDIPAVHMSALAVAILVLFSKEALFRYMLREAQRVRSAMLVANAWHARSDAASSLVVALGIIGSLAGIRLLDPIAAAIVGFMVARMGWTFGWDALQDLSDRALDDLATADVRARLLATPGVRDVHDLRTRKMGDLALVDAHILVDPLISVSEGHYIAESARARVLADHRVLDALIHVDPENDMTSQTPVNLPPRERIVAEVNAALASYGVQPAAITLHYLSTGLNVEITLKAPTDPLHHDLAQLLARFDRAGLQHKLGAHRLTLLWMASNTGESAPQHPPAVH; encoded by the coding sequence ATGCCTTCCGCTCTCGCCACCCAATTTTCGGAAAAACATCAGGTTGCTCGCAAAAGCACGTTTGTCAGTATCGTGCTCAATACGATACTGGTGACGCTGCAAATTACAATTGGCGTGATAGCCCATTCTCAAGCTCTGGTTGCAGATGGCTTTCATTCTCTAGCCGATCTCGTTTCTGATTTTGTCGTGCTAGCCGCAAATCGCCATAGCGATACGAAACCCGACGCCGACCATAATTACGGACATAGTCGCTATGAAACAGTCGCATCGCTCTTCCTCGGTGCGCTTCTGATTGCAGTCGGCATCGGCATGTTATGGCGAGCAGGTACACGGCTCGCCAATCTGCAGGATATTCCCGCCGTTCATATGAGCGCCCTCGCAGTTGCCATCCTTGTTCTTTTCTCCAAGGAAGCCCTGTTTCGTTACATGTTGCGAGAAGCGCAGCGTGTGCGCTCGGCCATGCTGGTCGCTAATGCGTGGCATGCACGCTCGGATGCGGCATCGTCACTCGTGGTTGCCCTCGGGATCATTGGCAGCCTGGCCGGAATCCGGCTGCTCGACCCAATCGCGGCCGCCATCGTGGGCTTTATGGTCGCTCGCATGGGCTGGACGTTTGGCTGGGACGCGCTACAGGATTTGTCGGATCGCGCGCTAGACGATCTGGCCACCGCCGACGTTCGCGCCAGGTTGTTAGCAACGCCCGGTGTGCGCGACGTACACGACCTTCGCACTCGCAAGATGGGAGATCTCGCGCTGGTAGACGCCCATATTCTGGTTGACCCGCTTATCTCAGTATCGGAAGGGCATTACATTGCGGAGTCAGCCCGCGCCCGTGTGCTGGCTGACCACCGGGTACTCGACGCGCTTATTCACGTCGATCCGGAAAATGACATGACCAGCCAGACCCCGGTTAATTTGCCTCCGCGCGAGCGCATCGTCGCCGAAGTCAATGCCGCGTTAGCCAGCTATGGCGTTCAGCCTGCCGCGATCACGCTTCACTATTTGAGTACCGGCCTGAATGTGGAGATCACGCTAAAAGCGCCCACCGACCCGTTGCACCATGACCTTGCGCAATTGCTGGCGCGCTTTGATCGCGCGGGACTCCAGCACAAACTGGGCGCTCACCGGCTGACCTTGCTCTGGATGGCCAGCAACACAGGTGAATCGGCGCCTCAGCATCCGCCAGCGGTCCATTAA
- a CDS encoding exonuclease has product MSDEIYVSTDVEADGPIPGPHSMLSFASAAYTEDKQLVATFSANLHLLEGAAPHPVQAAWWKTQPDAWAACRLDLQQPDVALMAYVEWVEALPGKPVFVAMPAGFDFTFMFWYMMRFTGRCPFSWSALDIKTLAFAMTGLPYRKCIKPRLPKHWFDDHPHTHVALDDAIEQGALFCNMLAELRAGQNTLGVEAGKIAGTGPKSG; this is encoded by the coding sequence ATGAGCGATGAAATCTACGTCAGCACTGATGTCGAAGCCGATGGTCCTATTCCTGGGCCGCATTCGATGCTGAGTTTCGCATCGGCGGCATACACCGAAGACAAGCAGCTTGTAGCCACGTTCTCGGCCAATCTTCATTTGCTTGAAGGTGCGGCGCCGCATCCGGTGCAGGCGGCGTGGTGGAAAACCCAGCCGGATGCCTGGGCGGCGTGCCGGCTTGATTTGCAGCAGCCCGATGTAGCGCTCATGGCGTATGTCGAATGGGTTGAGGCACTGCCTGGCAAGCCTGTTTTCGTGGCGATGCCCGCGGGCTTTGATTTCACGTTCATGTTCTGGTACATGATGCGTTTTACTGGGCGCTGTCCGTTTTCGTGGTCTGCGCTCGATATCAAAACACTGGCATTCGCCATGACTGGGCTGCCGTATCGCAAATGCATCAAGCCACGTTTACCCAAACACTGGTTCGATGACCATCCGCATACGCATGTCGCGCTCGACGACGCGATCGAGCAAGGCGCACTTTTTTGTAACATGCTGGCAGAGTTGCGTGCCGGGCAAAATACGCTGGGCGTCGAAGCAGGAAAAATCGCTGGAACGGGGCCAAAGTCTGGGTAA
- a CDS encoding MBL fold metallo-hydrolase, translating to MKITLIPVTPFQQNSSLLVCEATGRAAAVDPGGDLELIHAEIARQKVSLEKVFLTHGHVDHCAGAKALASHYGVPVEGPHQDERFWLEMLPEQSRRMGFPVAEAFEPDRWLDDGDTVRFGDEMLEVYHCPGHTPGHVVFFSRPHRLALVGDVLFAGSIGRTDFPRGNHADLIRSIREKLWPLGDDVTFVPGHGPTSTFGAERRSNPYVADGVGA from the coding sequence ATGAAAATCACTTTAATTCCCGTCACGCCATTCCAGCAAAACAGCTCGCTGCTTGTTTGCGAAGCCACAGGGCGTGCCGCCGCTGTTGATCCCGGCGGGGATCTCGAGCTCATTCATGCAGAAATCGCGCGGCAAAAAGTCTCGCTTGAAAAAGTATTTCTGACGCATGGCCATGTGGACCATTGCGCGGGTGCCAAGGCGCTTGCATCGCATTATGGTGTGCCGGTGGAAGGCCCGCATCAGGATGAGCGCTTCTGGCTCGAGATGCTGCCGGAACAGAGCCGCCGTATGGGTTTTCCTGTGGCAGAGGCATTTGAGCCGGACCGCTGGCTTGATGATGGCGATACGGTGCGGTTCGGCGATGAAATGCTAGAGGTCTATCACTGTCCGGGCCATACGCCTGGGCATGTTGTTTTCTTCAGCCGCCCGCACCGGCTGGCGCTGGTGGGGGATGTGTTATTTGCGGGTTCGATTGGCCGTACCGATTTCCCGCGTGGCAATCATGCTGATCTGATCCGTTCAATCCGCGAAAAACTCTGGCCGTTGGGTGACGATGTTACGTTCGTTCCGGGCCACGGGCCGACTTCGACCTTCGGCGCTGAGCGCCGCTCCAATCCGTATGTTGCCGATGGAGTGGGCGCATGA
- a CDS encoding septal ring lytic transglycosylase RlpA family protein, which produces MKTRLSRHLGNFCALFVLAGCSLPPVANHTGAVSDGISTTQAQTTAASNATHHGQRSMFDELPTFNGLNGALENDTASMSPDTSASAQTKSLAQAEPLVDTDPIEFRQTGRASWYGKPFHGRRTANGERYDMHALTAAHRTLPLGSYVRVTNPSTQRAVVVRINDRGPYVGGRIIDLSYAAATVLGLRQVGTAKVRLEGLTRQQAKAARNDTLAINAGRR; this is translated from the coding sequence ATGAAGACCAGACTGTCCCGACACCTCGGGAATTTTTGTGCACTTTTTGTGCTGGCAGGCTGCTCGCTGCCTCCTGTAGCCAATCATACGGGAGCCGTTTCAGATGGCATCAGCACAACACAGGCCCAAACCACAGCGGCCAGTAACGCCACACATCATGGCCAGCGCTCCATGTTTGACGAGCTGCCGACCTTCAACGGTCTCAATGGCGCACTGGAAAACGATACGGCAAGCATGAGCCCGGACACCAGCGCATCCGCTCAGACGAAGTCGCTCGCCCAAGCTGAACCGCTGGTCGATACCGACCCCATCGAGTTCCGCCAGACTGGCCGCGCGTCATGGTATGGCAAGCCGTTTCACGGGCGCCGTACCGCCAACGGTGAGCGTTATGACATGCATGCGCTCACGGCCGCCCATCGCACGTTACCGCTCGGTTCATATGTCCGCGTCACCAATCCGTCGACCCAACGCGCCGTGGTGGTACGCATCAACGATCGGGGGCCTTATGTTGGCGGCCGCATCATCGACCTGTCCTATGCCGCAGCCACTGTGCTGGGGTTGCGACAGGTCGGCACAGCCAAGGTACGGCTCGAGGGCTTGACACGCCAGCAAGCCAAAGCTGCTCGCAACGACACGCTTGCCATCAACGCGGGCCGCAGGTAA
- the rsmI gene encoding 16S rRNA (cytidine(1402)-2'-O)-methyltransferase: protein MTPLLELALGQQYPAAALYVVATPIGNIADITLRALHVLGLVDRIAAEDTRNTGQLLARYGITKPLLALHQHNERVVAARVIEHLQAGERMAYVSDAGTPGISDPGAKLVDAVRAAGLAVIPLPGASALATALSAAGDWVATFSFIGFLPPKAKQRAAALQALATQPSALVFYEAPHRIVETVAALADGLGGTRRLLIARELTKLHEALHVCTLADGPAWLAADANRQRGEFVLVVEGAPAQEVAGESEHDVLLGILLKELSVSAAAKVAAAITGGSRNALYARALALQQD, encoded by the coding sequence ATGACTCCTCTTCTCGAACTCGCATTGGGGCAGCAATATCCTGCCGCTGCGTTATATGTCGTGGCAACGCCAATCGGTAATATTGCCGACATCACCTTGCGTGCACTACATGTGCTGGGTTTGGTTGACCGCATCGCCGCTGAGGACACGCGTAATACTGGGCAACTGCTTGCCCGCTATGGCATTACGAAGCCGTTGCTGGCGCTGCATCAGCACAACGAGCGCGTTGTTGCGGCGCGTGTCATCGAGCACCTTCAGGCTGGCGAACGCATGGCTTATGTGTCTGACGCGGGCACACCGGGGATCTCGGACCCAGGCGCGAAGCTGGTTGATGCGGTGCGCGCGGCGGGGTTAGCGGTGATTCCCTTGCCGGGTGCGAGTGCGCTGGCAACGGCGCTAAGCGCTGCAGGCGACTGGGTGGCGACTTTTTCGTTCATCGGGTTTTTACCTCCAAAGGCGAAGCAGCGTGCGGCTGCGTTGCAAGCGCTTGCAACGCAGCCGTCTGCGCTGGTGTTTTATGAAGCGCCGCACCGGATTGTCGAAACAGTGGCCGCGCTCGCCGATGGACTGGGTGGGACACGCCGCTTGCTGATCGCACGCGAATTAACGAAGTTACATGAGGCTTTGCATGTCTGCACCCTGGCCGATGGGCCAGCGTGGCTGGCAGCCGATGCAAACCGTCAGCGCGGCGAGTTTGTGCTGGTGGTGGAGGGGGCGCCCGCGCAAGAGGTGGCGGGTGAGAGCGAACACGATGTGTTGCTTGGAATCTTGCTAAAGGAGTTGTCTGTGAGCGCTGCGGCGAAAGTCGCGGCGGCGATCACAGGCGGCTCGCGCAACGCGCTCTATGCGCGCGCGCTAGCGTTGCAGCAAGACTGA
- a CDS encoding YraN family protein, with amino-acid sequence MKQKTQTDRTGPPLCHAARPHPECRTHASPPLGNTRARRIGSAFEQHALTFLQRQRMALIARNVVYRGGEIDLVMEDASGTLIFVEVRARAKRQHGGAAASISGIKQQRLVRTALQYLASRSGAAPACRFDVIAFEAGRLVWLRDAFRADDA; translated from the coding sequence ATGAAACAGAAAACGCAGACAGACAGGACAGGGCCGCCATTGTGCCACGCAGCCAGACCTCATCCTGAATGCCGGACACATGCCAGCCCTCCATTGGGCAACACCCGTGCCAGGCGCATCGGAAGCGCCTTTGAGCAACATGCGTTGACATTCTTGCAGCGGCAACGGATGGCGCTCATTGCACGCAATGTCGTCTACCGGGGTGGCGAAATCGACCTGGTGATGGAAGACGCCAGCGGCACCCTGATTTTTGTCGAAGTCCGCGCACGGGCAAAACGTCAGCATGGCGGGGCAGCGGCTAGCATCAGCGGCATCAAGCAACAGCGGCTCGTGCGCACCGCCCTGCAATATCTGGCCTCACGCTCTGGCGCCGCGCCCGCGTGCCGCTTCGACGTCATCGCCTTTGAAGCCGGGCGGTTGGTATGGCTGCGGGACGCGTTTCGCGCCGACGACGCCTAA
- a CDS encoding phosphoheptose isomerase, with product MPVERIQQQFRDSAATILEALETLSMPIAAAIDTLFAALANGNRILACGNGSSAAAAQQFAAELIGRYERERPGLPAIALTADTALLTAIANDYTFEQVFSKQVRALGQTGDVLLAISTSGNSANVLAAIEAAHEREMTVIALTGNEGGNVSNMLANTDIQICTPSGRAARIQEVHLLTLHCLCDGIDAMLLGND from the coding sequence ATGCCCGTCGAACGCATTCAGCAGCAATTCCGCGACAGCGCGGCCACCATCCTCGAAGCCCTTGAAACCCTGTCGATGCCGATTGCAGCGGCCATCGACACCCTGTTTGCCGCGCTGGCCAACGGCAACCGCATTCTTGCCTGCGGCAACGGCAGCTCAGCGGCTGCGGCCCAACAGTTTGCAGCCGAACTGATTGGCCGCTACGAACGTGAACGGCCAGGCTTGCCTGCGATCGCGCTAACGGCTGACACCGCTCTTCTCACCGCCATCGCCAACGATTACACCTTCGAACAGGTTTTCTCGAAACAGGTCAGGGCGCTGGGACAAACGGGCGACGTGCTGCTCGCCATCAGCACCTCGGGCAACTCCGCCAACGTGCTCGCCGCCATCGAAGCCGCTCACGAACGCGAAATGACCGTGATTGCGCTAACCGGCAACGAAGGCGGAAACGTAAGCAATATGCTGGCCAATACAGACATTCAAATCTGCACCCCCTCTGGGCGCGCCGCGCGCATCCAGGAAGTGCACCTGCTAACCCTCCATTGCCTGTGCGACGGGATTGATGCCATGTTGCTAGGCAACGACTGA
- a CDS encoding BON domain-containing protein: MSRYRFKATIARTTLIVGLATGFAMTLQGCVLAVAGAAAGGGALVATDRRTLGAQTEDREIQLKAISTLSSNLPDTAHINVAVFNRRALLTGEVPDEATRQKAESLVRVINNVNAIVNELAVAPVSSFSSRTNDTYLEGRIKTALIAEKNITTNNYKIVCERGAAYLMGLVTVDEGNRGADVASRVPGVTQVVKVFQYIQAPNGSDKTTTTSTPAGTPMATTPAADEVTVNAVPEASVNARPLEQQAPAPVTSSKPVQPGSASAIQQ; this comes from the coding sequence ATGAGCCGATACCGCTTCAAGGCAACAATCGCCAGAACCACGCTGATAGTCGGGCTAGCGACCGGCTTCGCCATGACCTTGCAAGGTTGCGTGCTGGCTGTGGCAGGCGCTGCGGCAGGTGGCGGCGCGCTGGTGGCGACCGACCGGCGCACGCTCGGCGCCCAGACCGAAGACCGGGAAATCCAGCTCAAAGCCATCTCAACGCTGAGCTCGAACCTGCCTGACACCGCACATATCAACGTCGCAGTATTTAACCGGCGCGCCCTGCTGACGGGCGAAGTCCCCGATGAAGCCACCCGGCAAAAAGCGGAAAGCCTGGTGCGCGTGATTAACAACGTGAACGCGATTGTTAATGAACTGGCTGTTGCACCAGTCAGTTCATTTTCGTCACGCACCAACGATACATACCTGGAAGGGCGGATCAAAACCGCGCTGATCGCAGAAAAGAACATCACAACAAATAACTACAAAATTGTTTGTGAACGTGGCGCAGCGTATTTGATGGGCCTCGTCACCGTGGATGAAGGCAATCGCGGCGCCGATGTGGCCAGCCGCGTGCCGGGCGTGACCCAGGTTGTGAAGGTATTCCAGTACATTCAGGCGCCCAATGGCAGCGACAAAACCACCACGACCTCCACGCCAGCAGGCACGCCCATGGCCACAACACCCGCAGCGGACGAAGTCACTGTAAACGCCGTACCGGAAGCTTCGGTCAATGCACGCCCACTGGAACAGCAGGCGCCGGCTCCTGTGACCAGTTCAAAGCCGGTTCAACCAGGCAGCGCGAGCGCAATTCAGCAATAG
- a CDS encoding c-type cytochrome: MKLKYPVWASITTALILAGNAQGADMPPGQKIASANACMGCHAVSRKLVGPSFQQIAEKYKNDPQASTKLSQKIKRGGAGAWGVIPMPAHPSMSDADIRVVVDWVMTGTGTGTGTGTK; this comes from the coding sequence ATGAAGCTGAAATACCCGGTATGGGCGTCGATTACGACGGCATTGATTCTGGCGGGCAACGCCCAGGGAGCGGACATGCCACCTGGCCAGAAGATAGCCAGTGCAAACGCATGCATGGGTTGCCACGCGGTGAGCCGCAAGCTCGTCGGCCCCTCGTTTCAGCAGATTGCAGAGAAATACAAAAACGATCCGCAAGCAAGCACGAAGCTATCGCAAAAAATTAAACGTGGGGGAGCGGGAGCGTGGGGAGTAATTCCAATGCCCGCGCATCCTTCGATGAGCGATGCAGATATCCGTGTTGTGGTTGACTGGGTGATGACGGGGACGGGGACGGGGACGGGGACGGGGACGAAATAG
- a CDS encoding helix-turn-helix domain-containing protein, which produces MAVFPVSTLDFLCKSYPPTLSVEQVSEITSEQPQTIRNLVSRGCYRIPSFKIGRKRVFRLVDVADFIDRQFLADPSHPSHLKPRRGRPTKVEQLARQQAAQHVMQQPMHADGG; this is translated from the coding sequence ATGGCCGTTTTTCCCGTCAGTACACTCGATTTTCTCTGCAAGAGCTATCCGCCAACGCTCAGCGTTGAGCAGGTCAGCGAAATCACCAGCGAGCAGCCACAGACCATTCGCAACTTGGTCAGTCGGGGCTGCTATCGCATCCCTTCATTCAAGATTGGCCGCAAGCGCGTTTTCCGACTGGTGGACGTTGCCGATTTCATCGACCGGCAATTCTTGGCTGATCCAAGCCATCCAAGTCATCTGAAGCCGCGACGAGGCAGGCCCACGAAGGTTGAGCAATTGGCACGGCAGCAGGCTGCGCAACATGTGATGCAGCAGCCCATGCATGCGGATGGAGGGTGA
- a CDS encoding replication protein RepA, with product METRQSSIQGSLRMPGFRSAADIVQPELPTPPQPNKTLTTTQTHVHSTKAVRASSAKVADLLATALAIQEQDAAAAGQIGYMARAMIWASMPHKKVDGAHYKRDNGLASITMLVDPDIGLPYGKLPRLISAWLTREAKLTGSRELLLGRSLNEFADKLGLSTSGGLRGDTSRLKVQATKLFSTFISLKAHQGQDFAYKNVALSDDGILLWNPKKPHERSLWESTITLSEAFYRECMDYAVPFDLRVLHRLRSPLTIDLYLWLTWRMFILRRPTLIPWISLRFQFGVGYAATPQGMAHFRAEFHRCLHDVHALYPAARLSSEHDGLRLFPSPSHVNALP from the coding sequence ATGGAGACCCGCCAATCATCCATACAGGGCTCACTGCGCATGCCTGGGTTCCGTTCGGCCGCCGACATTGTCCAGCCAGAATTACCGACACCGCCGCAGCCCAATAAAACGCTCACCACCACACAAACTCACGTCCATTCCACGAAAGCAGTCAGGGCAAGTTCGGCCAAGGTTGCTGACCTTCTTGCCACGGCCCTTGCCATTCAGGAACAGGATGCGGCAGCGGCAGGCCAGATCGGCTACATGGCGCGCGCGATGATCTGGGCGTCCATGCCGCACAAGAAGGTCGATGGCGCGCACTACAAGCGCGACAACGGCCTCGCGTCCATCACCATGCTGGTGGACCCCGACATCGGTCTTCCCTACGGCAAGCTGCCTCGGCTCATTTCTGCATGGTTGACGCGGGAGGCGAAACTCACCGGATCGCGTGAGCTCTTGCTTGGCCGCAGCCTCAACGAGTTCGCCGACAAGCTCGGACTGTCAACCAGCGGCGGCCTACGTGGCGATACATCCCGACTGAAAGTGCAGGCCACGAAACTGTTCAGCACCTTCATTTCGCTGAAGGCGCACCAAGGTCAGGACTTCGCCTACAAAAATGTTGCTCTGTCGGACGACGGCATATTGCTCTGGAACCCGAAGAAGCCGCACGAGAGGTCGCTTTGGGAAAGCACGATCACGCTGTCAGAGGCGTTCTACCGCGAATGCATGGACTATGCCGTGCCATTCGATCTTCGCGTGTTGCACCGCCTACGTTCGCCGCTGACGATAGATCTGTATCTGTGGCTGACGTGGCGCATGTTCATCCTGCGTCGACCAACCTTGATTCCATGGATCTCCTTGCGGTTTCAGTTTGGCGTTGGCTACGCCGCCACACCACAGGGGATGGCGCATTTCCGCGCGGAGTTTCATCGCTGCCTGCATGACGTGCATGCCCTGTATCCAGCAGCGCGGCTTTCATCCGAACACGATGGCCTACGGCTGTTTCCCAGCCCTTCCCATGTCAATGCCCTTCCCTAA
- a CDS encoding XRE family transcriptional regulator, protein MVLNARISFRVEAELHAQFMKIAAMQQRPAAQVLREFMRAYVNEARERQNAPANDAISADERRRRENAVNFACASVVLEGFKLSEEEEAHARRFVSGEIQLAEFVRGAVMTEIEESSGSVYTALGMADAEGMLAKAQLATKIGEIIKSRKWSQQQAAGVLGIPQSKLSKMLRGSFRQISEAAMLACLHQLERYEPKTP, encoded by the coding sequence ATGGTTTTAAACGCGCGGATTTCTTTCCGGGTTGAAGCGGAGCTGCATGCCCAATTCATGAAAATCGCTGCCATGCAGCAGCGCCCGGCTGCGCAGGTACTGCGCGAATTTATGCGGGCTTATGTCAACGAAGCGCGCGAGCGTCAGAACGCCCCAGCCAATGATGCGATTTCAGCCGATGAACGTCGTCGCCGTGAAAACGCTGTCAACTTCGCTTGCGCGTCCGTCGTCCTTGAAGGTTTCAAGCTATCCGAAGAAGAGGAAGCCCACGCGCGCCGTTTTGTCAGCGGTGAAATCCAACTCGCCGAATTTGTCCGTGGAGCAGTGATGACTGAAATAGAGGAAAGCAGCGGTAGCGTCTACACGGCTTTGGGCATGGCTGATGCCGAAGGAATGCTTGCCAAAGCGCAGCTTGCAACGAAGATCGGCGAAATCATCAAGAGCCGTAAATGGAGCCAGCAGCAGGCCGCCGGCGTTCTCGGCATCCCGCAATCGAAGCTATCCAAGATGCTGCGCGGAAGCTTTCGTCAAATCAGCGAAGCCGCGATGCTTGCCTGCCTTCACCAGCTCGAACGGTACGAACCAAAAACGCCGTAA
- a CDS encoding type IV secretion system protein, whose product MNELTLFTFIGETITNATNAFMVPAANDLMFKLQMAVLAGVTLYIVMSGYAVATGSMESPFWTVMKQWAKIMFIVYFAFTADGYHEQVVGTLNGIETGLSDVLKISSPGAPPSTIYQTLDEVVNKGAQLASIALQQASDAGWSIGAAASWFITGIFISIGTLIFAIIGGVNIIVAKFSLAVMFALGPFFIACAMFPMTSQFFDRWVGQVMNYIFTIVILALIMSFGIVAFNGFIGGIDLSGEGVQNPYIAGLQVFGLTLILSWIAMQAGNMASGLAGGVSTSALSLRQIASGAMSPARAVGAAHNAVNPTSTRLDPRIGHQTTARRAEHLAMGRSVWARNPAYREAIKERLASAWAKQPGGDVKGK is encoded by the coding sequence ATGAACGAGCTGACATTATTCACCTTCATTGGTGAAACGATCACGAACGCCACCAATGCGTTTATGGTGCCAGCAGCTAACGACTTAATGTTCAAGCTGCAAATGGCTGTTCTGGCCGGCGTCACGCTATACATCGTCATGTCGGGCTATGCAGTTGCAACGGGTTCAATGGAATCGCCGTTTTGGACGGTCATGAAGCAATGGGCAAAGATTATGTTTATTGTCTATTTCGCCTTCACGGCAGACGGGTATCACGAGCAAGTTGTGGGCACGCTGAACGGTATTGAAACTGGCCTCTCAGATGTTCTGAAAATCAGTTCACCGGGTGCGCCCCCTTCCACCATCTATCAAACACTTGATGAGGTCGTGAACAAGGGTGCTCAACTGGCCTCTATCGCCTTGCAGCAAGCAAGCGATGCAGGATGGAGCATCGGCGCGGCAGCATCGTGGTTCATTACTGGTATCTTCATTTCCATCGGAACCTTGATATTTGCCATCATTGGCGGTGTGAATATCATTGTGGCGAAATTCTCTCTTGCGGTGATGTTCGCGCTTGGCCCATTTTTCATTGCGTGCGCCATGTTCCCGATGACGTCGCAATTTTTCGACAGGTGGGTAGGTCAGGTGATGAATTACATTTTCACGATTGTGATTCTTGCCCTCATCATGTCTTTCGGCATCGTTGCGTTTAATGGCTTTATCGGCGGCATTGATTTGTCAGGTGAAGGCGTACAAAACCCCTACATCGCTGGCCTTCAAGTTTTTGGGCTGACGCTGATTTTGAGTTGGATTGCCATGCAAGCAGGCAACATGGCATCTGGATTGGCTGGAGGCGTTTCCACCTCTGCGCTGTCACTGCGTCAAATCGCTTCGGGTGCAATGTCTCCAGCCCGCGCCGTGGGTGCTGCTCATAACGCGGTCAATCCCACATCAACCCGCCTTGACCCTCGCATCGGCCACCAGACGACAGCGCGTCGAGCCGAACACCTTGCTATGGGTCGCAGCGTATGGGCGCGCAATCCCGCGTATCGGGAAGCCATCAAAGAACGGTTGGCATCGGCATGGGCCAAACAACCGGGTGGCGATGTGAAGGGGAAATAA
- a CDS encoding EexN family lipoprotein, which translates to MKKSSIVLFALMVLAGCKEDQPVEAVQTVDWYKVHDAERIEMVKKCKNSPGEIAGTPNCINANSAHDQTIFGSQNFNIKATPPKFTR; encoded by the coding sequence ATGAAAAAGTCATCTATCGTGCTTTTCGCGCTCATGGTGTTGGCTGGCTGCAAAGAAGATCAGCCCGTTGAAGCCGTTCAAACCGTCGATTGGTACAAGGTACACGACGCGGAACGCATCGAAATGGTTAAGAAATGCAAGAACAGTCCGGGTGAAATTGCCGGTACTCCGAATTGCATAAACGCCAACTCGGCACACGATCAAACAATCTTCGGTAGCCAAAATTTCAACATTAAGGCCACCCCTCCAAAATTCACAAGGTAG